Part of the Spiribacter salinus M19-40 genome, CCTGGATGAGAACGGTTTCCTTGATGTAGAAACGCCCATGTTGACGCGGGCCACGCCCGAGGGCGCTCGCGACTTTCTCGTGCCCAGTCGCCTGCACGCCGGGAGCTTTTACGCGCTGCCGCAGTCGCCCCAGTTGTTCAAACAGCTCCTGATGATGTCGGGGCTCGATCGCTATTATCAGATCGTGCGGTGTTTCCGCGATGAGGATTTGCGTGCCGACCGCCAGCCCGAGTTCACGCAGCTGGATGTCGAGACCTCGTTCATGGATGAGGACCAGATCACCACGCTCATGGAGAAAATGGTGCGGGATCTGATGCACGAGGTGGCCGGTATCGAGCTTGGCGATCCGTTCCCACGGATGACTTATGCCGAGGCCGTCGAGCGCTATGGCATCGATCGCCCCGATCTGCGTATTCCCATGGAGCTGGTCACGGTCAGCGACCTGCTGACGGATGTGGAGTTCAAGGTCTTCGCGGGTCCTGCCAATGACCCGCGAGGCCGAATTGCCGCGCTGCGCGTGCCCGGTGGCGAGGCGCTCACCCGCAAGCAGATCGATGACTATACCCAGTTCGTTGGCCGATACGGCGCCAAAGGGCTTGCCTATATCAAGGTCAATGATCCGAGTCAGGGCGCCGAGGGGCTGCAGTCACCCATTCTCAAGTTCCTGCCCGAGGCGGCCATTACCGGGATTCTGGCGCGTACGGGCGCCCAGGCGGGCGATCTGATCTTCTTTGGCGCGGACAAGGCCAAGGTGGTGAACGAGTCGCTGGCCGCGCTGCGGGTGCGCATCGGCCATGATCTGGATCTGCTTGAGGGCGATTGGCGGCCACTGTGGGTAGTCGACTTCCCGATGTTTGAGTACGACGAGGGCGATGGCCGCTACTACGCGCTGCATCATCCGTTCACCGCGCCGAGTGTCGAGACGATCGAAGACTTTCAGGCGGCCGACCCGGAGGCCCTTATTTCACGGGCCTATGACCTGGTGCTCAATGGCACGGAGCTCGGTGGGGGCTCGATTCGTATCCATCGCCCCGAGCTGCAGTCGGCCGTGTTCGAGCGGCTTGGCATTGGCGCTGAAGAGGCGCGGGATAAATTCGGTTTCCTGCTGGATGCCCTTGAGTACGGGGCGCCACCGCACGGTGGCATTGCCTTTGGGCTGGATCGCCTGGTCATGCTGATGGCGGGTGCCAGTTCCATTCGCGATGTGATGGCCTTTCCGAAGACGCAGACAGGGGCCTGCCTGCTGACCGAGGCAC contains:
- the aspS gene encoding aspartate--tRNA ligase, whose amino-acid sequence is MRTHYCGDVTEALLDQEVEICGWVHRRRDHGGVIFIDLRDREGLLQVVFDPDREDAFATADRARPEWVLKIRGKVRRRPEGTANANLNSGQVEVLGLGIEVLNQAKTPPFQLDEDDVGEDVRLRYRYVDLRRPEMQQHLVTRAKVTSFMHRFLDENGFLDVETPMLTRATPEGARDFLVPSRLHAGSFYALPQSPQLFKQLLMMSGLDRYYQIVRCFRDEDLRADRQPEFTQLDVETSFMDEDQITTLMEKMVRDLMHEVAGIELGDPFPRMTYAEAVERYGIDRPDLRIPMELVTVSDLLTDVEFKVFAGPANDPRGRIAALRVPGGEALTRKQIDDYTQFVGRYGAKGLAYIKVNDPSQGAEGLQSPILKFLPEAAITGILARTGAQAGDLIFFGADKAKVVNESLAALRVRIGHDLDLLEGDWRPLWVVDFPMFEYDEGDGRYYALHHPFTAPSVETIEDFQAADPEALISRAYDLVLNGTELGGGSIRIHRPELQSAVFERLGIGAEEARDKFGFLLDALEYGAPPHGGIAFGLDRLVMLMAGASSIRDVMAFPKTQTGACLLTEAPAEVDEAALRDLHVRVRKPQRS